The Amphiprion ocellaris isolate individual 3 ecotype Okinawa chromosome 6, ASM2253959v1, whole genome shotgun sequence genome contains a region encoding:
- the mtrfr gene encoding mitochondrial translation release factor in rescue, which produces MSGLVLFLRRSSRVLWRASPGVPPLLRPPAGPTCVVTAGKKDLIDLPALVEDELEEQFVRGSGPGGQATNKTSNCVVLKHIPTGIVVKCHQTRSVDINRKRARDIMREKLDVAYKGELSDVLVKKKESMQRKQEKRRKANENLERKRQFKEALAADSKPGNDTV; this is translated from the exons ATGTCGGGGCTTGTTCTGTTCCTCAGACGGTCCAGTCGGGTCTTATGGAGAGCTTCTCCTGGTGTCCCTCCGCTGCTCAGACCTCCGGCTGGACCAACATGTGTTGTCACAGCTGGTAAAAAGGACCTGATAGATCTTCCTGCCCTGGTAGAGGACGAGCTAGAAGAGCAGTTCGTGAGGGGATCAGGACCCGGAGGACAGGCCACCAACAAAACCAGCAACTGTGTGGTGCTCAAGCACATCCCCACTGGGATTGTAGTGAAG TGTCATCAGACCAGATCTGTGGATATAAATCGAAAACGTGCGCGGGACATAATGAGAGAGAAGCTTGATGTTGCATATAAAGGAGAACTCAGTGATGTCCTTGTGAAGAAGAAAGAGTCCATGCAGAGGAAgcaagaaaagaggaggaaagcaAATGAGAATctggagagaaaaagacagtttAAAGAAGCACTGGCTGCTGATTCCAAACCTGGAAATGACACTGTATAA
- the kmt5ab gene encoding lysine methyltransferase 5Ab isoform X1, giving the protein MAKGKKNVVRTDKKPEETVEHKVTSQTETKENKPTTNKDCVGKVQSVLQGLRSPGKPRSPLSDSSSMLIQEGNDFDASNPDTSRQKKGIPSEIKSDSCESKEQQQQPEVACHTHGIREQATAHPEQKESTPQSDVRSATNSKVSEAKPRSRTGRKLGAKKMDNKAPQNRKVTDYYPIRRSNRKTKAELKSEEHRYIDDLIKNGTEEGMQVKHIEGKGRGVFAVKGFKKGDFVVEYHGDLLELAEAKMREAQYAQDPQTGCYMYYFQYQSKTYCVDATKETSRLGRLINHSKTGNCQTRLHPIDGIPHLILVASKDIEAEEELLYDYGDRSKASISAHPWLKY; this is encoded by the exons ATGGCAAAAG GGAAGAAAAATGTGGTGAGAACCGACAAAAAGCCCGAGGAAACTGTTGAACATAAAGTCACTTCACAGACGGAAACAAAGGAGAACAAACCAACAACTAACAAG GATTGTGTGGGTAAAGTGCAGTCAGTTCTTCAGGGTCTACGGAGTCCAGGCAAACCTAGATCCCCTTTGAGTGACAGTTCGAGCATGCTGATCCAGGAAGGCAACGATTTTGATGCGAGTAATCCTGACACTTCAAGGCAGAAAAAAG GCATACCGAGTGAAATTAAATCTGACAGTTGCGAGTctaaagagcagcagcagcagcctgaagtGGCTTGTCACACTCATGGGATAAGAGAGCAAGCTACTGCCCACCCTGAGCAAAAAGAGTCCACGCCACAATCAGATGTCAGGTCTGCGACAAACAGTAAAGTTTCAGAAGCCAAGCCTCGCAGTAGAACCGGTCGCAAACTTGGAGCAAAAAA AATGGACAATAAAGCTCCCCAAAACAGAAAGGTCACAGACTATTATCCCATCAGACGGAGTAACAGAAAAACTAAAGCAGAGTTGAAG AGTGAAGAACACAGATACATTGATGACCTGATAAAGAATGGCACTGAAGAGGGAATGCAG GTCAAACACATAGAAGGAAAAGGAAGAGGAGTTTTTGCTGTCAAGGGTTTTAAAAAAGGAGACTTTGTTGTGGAGTACCATGGAGACCTACTGGAGCTTGCTGAGGCTAAAATGAGAGAGGCCCAGTATGCTCAGGATCCTCAAACAGGCTGTTACATGTACTACTTCCAGTATCAATCTAAAACTTACTG TGTCGATGCTACAAAGGAAACAAGCCGTCTTGGAAGACTGATCAACCACAGTAAAACAGGAAACTGTCAGACGAGGCTTCACCCCATCGACGGAATCCCTCATCTGATCCTGGTAGCTTCCAAAGACATCGAAgcagaggaggagctgctgtaTGACTATGGTGACAGAAGTAAAGCTTCAATCTCAGCACATCCTTGGCTCAAGTATTGA
- the kmt5ab gene encoding lysine methyltransferase 5Ab isoform X2, which produces MLIQEGNDFDASNPDTSRQKKGIPSEIKSDSCESKEQQQQPEVACHTHGIREQATAHPEQKESTPQSDVRSATNSKVSEAKPRSRTGRKLGAKKMDNKAPQNRKVTDYYPIRRSNRKTKAELKSEEHRYIDDLIKNGTEEGMQVKHIEGKGRGVFAVKGFKKGDFVVEYHGDLLELAEAKMREAQYAQDPQTGCYMYYFQYQSKTYCVDATKETSRLGRLINHSKTGNCQTRLHPIDGIPHLILVASKDIEAEEELLYDYGDRSKASISAHPWLKY; this is translated from the exons ATGCTGATCCAGGAAGGCAACGATTTTGATGCGAGTAATCCTGACACTTCAAGGCAGAAAAAAG GCATACCGAGTGAAATTAAATCTGACAGTTGCGAGTctaaagagcagcagcagcagcctgaagtGGCTTGTCACACTCATGGGATAAGAGAGCAAGCTACTGCCCACCCTGAGCAAAAAGAGTCCACGCCACAATCAGATGTCAGGTCTGCGACAAACAGTAAAGTTTCAGAAGCCAAGCCTCGCAGTAGAACCGGTCGCAAACTTGGAGCAAAAAA AATGGACAATAAAGCTCCCCAAAACAGAAAGGTCACAGACTATTATCCCATCAGACGGAGTAACAGAAAAACTAAAGCAGAGTTGAAG AGTGAAGAACACAGATACATTGATGACCTGATAAAGAATGGCACTGAAGAGGGAATGCAG GTCAAACACATAGAAGGAAAAGGAAGAGGAGTTTTTGCTGTCAAGGGTTTTAAAAAAGGAGACTTTGTTGTGGAGTACCATGGAGACCTACTGGAGCTTGCTGAGGCTAAAATGAGAGAGGCCCAGTATGCTCAGGATCCTCAAACAGGCTGTTACATGTACTACTTCCAGTATCAATCTAAAACTTACTG TGTCGATGCTACAAAGGAAACAAGCCGTCTTGGAAGACTGATCAACCACAGTAAAACAGGAAACTGTCAGACGAGGCTTCACCCCATCGACGGAATCCCTCATCTGATCCTGGTAGCTTCCAAAGACATCGAAgcagaggaggagctgctgtaTGACTATGGTGACAGAAGTAAAGCTTCAATCTCAGCACATCCTTGGCTCAAGTATTGA
- the rilpl2 gene encoding RILP-like protein 2, whose product MEFGEESSPALAFEKDAFELTVEDVYDISYVIGRDLLKISSSGEEVSDLQFRIVRVLEMFETLVNKYNLSLEELKMERDNLKSELDRIIQEGSSGQGTPTAGPNQLVVDLTDPNRPRFTMQELKEVLQERNQLKAQLMVAQEELQLYKSGILPQAEPAMVEVDLETPATTEHSPATINDTKEEKTTISKLFSFRRK is encoded by the exons ATGGAGTTTGGTGAAGAGTCGTCGCCCGCTCTGGCGTTCGAGAAAGACGCGTTTGAGCTCACGGTCGAAGATGTGTACGACATTTCCTATGTAATCGGACGagatttgttgaaaataagCAGCAGCGGGGAAGAAGTGTCGGATTTACAGTTCAGGATAGTCCGAGTTCTGGAAATGTTTGAGACTTTGGTCAACAAGTACAACTTGTCTCTGGAGGAGCTGAAAATGGAGCGGGACAACTTGAAGAGCGAACTGGACCGGATCATTCAGGAGGGCTCCTCCGGGCAGGGCACG CCAACAGCGGGACCGAACCAGCTGGTGGTGGATCTGACGGACCCCAACAGACCGCGTTTCACCATGCAGGAGCTgaaggaggttctgcaggagaGGAACCAGCTCAAGGCCCAGCTCATGGTGGCtcaggaggagctgcagctcTACAAGAG TGGGATTCTGCCACAAGCTGAACCAGCCATGGTCGAGGTGGATCTGGAGACACCAGCAACTACAGAGCACAGTCCAGCCACGATAAACGACACAAAAGAGGAGAAGACAACCATAAGCAAACT GTTTTCATTCAGGcgaaaatga
- the LOC111576641 gene encoding RILP-like protein 1: MSQVRIKQRADMETCGVSALDRPAAELTVMDVYDIAAVLGQEFERIIDRFGCESLVGVVPRVVRVLELLEALVGRGAAGQETEELRRELERLRQERSDRYEQERKHQKELELVEDVWRGEVQDLLSQITQLQAENKRLLVSLSLKETPITEEDLQKHEGMSEKERQVMKKLKDLVDKQRDEIRAKDHELILRNEDVDALQLQQQRLIRINQDLLHRIGVMEAQGKSLIQQRAELEAAAQAQQQEFGALQLELTRLRKELQEWELERELITIEEFPSSRSGVSSPSSPLMTPSAAELYKPNSVWVECGGDSGFLANCFERDKSLSPLPKSANREKNEEESGEDDNTTSMLLKGSPDTEPEEDTDKPRFTLQELRDVLQEKNELKAQVFMLQEELTYYKGEDFEDSISSIVSTPSPPPCATSSDPPESGIRRLIFTAIMPMVAAGLITDDPTLLPIRRLVSFM; this comes from the exons ATGTCTCAGGTGCGAATAAAGCAGAGGGCAGACATGGAAACCTGCGGTGTGTCAGCGCTGGACAGACCCGCGGCCGAGCTGACCGTCATGGACGTTTACGACATCGCGGCGGTGCTCGGCCAGGAGTTTGAGCGGATCATTGACCGGTTCGGCTGCGAGTCTCTGGTCGGAGTGGTGCCCCGGGTGGTGCGGGtgttggagctgctggaggCCCTGGTGGGCCGAGGGGCCGCCGGACAGGAGACCGAGGAGCTGCGGAGAGAGCTGGAGAGGCTGCGGCAGGAGCGGAGCGACAGATACGAGCAGGAGAGGAAGCATCAGAAG GAGTTGGAGCTGGTGGAAGACGTATGGAGAGGAGAAGTGCAGGACCTGCTTTCTCAAATCACTCAGCTTCAGGCAGAGAACAAGAGGCTGTTAGTGAGCCTCTCTCTCAAGGAGACTCCCATCACGGAGGAAGACCTGCAGAAACATGAGG GAATGtctgagaaagaaagacaggTGATGAAGAAGCTGAAAGACTTGGTGGACAAACAGAGAGATGAAATCCGGGCTAAAGATCACGAGCTGATACTTAGAAATGAGGATGTTGACGCG ctccagctgcagcagcaacggCTGATAAGGATCAACCAGGACCTTCTCCACAGGATAGGAGTGATGGAGGCTCAGGGCAAGTCGCTGATCCAGCAGAGGGCTGAGCTGGAGGCTGCAGCTCAGGCACAGCAGCAGGAGTTCGGAGCTCTGCAGCTGGAGCTCACGAGGCTCAGAAAGGAGCTCCAGGAGTGGGAACTAGAGAGAGAACTCATTACGATAGAAGAGTTCCCTTCTTCGCGATCTGGAGTGtcatcaccttcatcacctCTCATGACG ccCTCAGCTGCCGAGCTTTATAAACCAAATTCAGTGTGGGTGGAGTGTGGAGGAGACTCAGGCTTTCTGGCAAACTGCTTTGAGCGCGACAAGAGTCTTTCCCCACTCCCAAAGTCAGCGAACAGagagaagaatgaggaagagagtGGCGAAGATGACAACACTACATCAATGTTACTG AAAGGATCACCTGATACAGAGCCAGAGGAGGATACAGACAAACCTCGCTTCACCCTGCAGGAGCTACGGGACgtcctgcaggaaaaaaatgaactcaaagCCCAGGTGTTCATGCTCCAGGAAGAGCTGACGTATTACAAAGG TGAGGACTTTGAGGATAGCATCAGTTCCATCGTGTCCACTCCGTCTCCTCCACCATGTGCCACTTCTTCTGATCCGCCTGAATCAGGAATTAGACGCTT GATCTTCACTGCTATAATGCCGATGGTGGCAGCTGGTTTGATCACAGATGACCCCACGTTGTTACCAATCAGAAGACTTGTTTCCTTTATGTGA